A region of Streptomyces paludis DNA encodes the following proteins:
- a CDS encoding alpha/beta fold hydrolase, whose product MCMVNSGDATPIAFRRTGEGPPVVLVGGAFSTAESEAPLAKLLAPAFDVITYDRRGRGASGDTAPYAVEREIEDLAALLGMAGPDVSVLGMSSGAALVLEAAAAGLPMAQFALYEPPYVLGGGVDGGSGGISGGAGAASGPAYSERLAGLLARGLRDDAVELFLRAVGTAGATVGGLRRSPMWPDLTALAHTLAYDDAVLRRGPLPAERLSAVRVRAMVVDGGASPRFLRDAARATAAALPRGRHRTLTGQTHEVAPHVLAPVLEEFFAA is encoded by the coding sequence GTGTGCATGGTGAATTCGGGGGACGCCACCCCGATCGCGTTCCGGCGGACGGGCGAGGGACCGCCGGTCGTTCTGGTGGGGGGCGCGTTCAGTACGGCGGAGTCGGAGGCCCCGCTGGCGAAGCTGCTCGCGCCCGCGTTCGACGTCATCACCTACGACCGGCGCGGGCGCGGCGCCAGCGGCGACACCGCGCCGTACGCGGTGGAACGGGAGATCGAGGATCTCGCCGCCCTCCTCGGCATGGCGGGTCCGGACGTCTCCGTCCTCGGGATGTCGTCCGGCGCGGCCCTGGTCCTGGAGGCCGCGGCGGCGGGGCTGCCGATGGCGCAATTCGCGCTGTACGAGCCGCCGTACGTCCTCGGTGGCGGCGTTGACGGAGGCAGCGGCGGCATCAGCGGAGGCGCCGGCGCCGCGAGCGGCCCGGCCTACAGCGAGCGGCTGGCCGGGCTGCTGGCGCGGGGGCTGCGCGACGACGCGGTCGAGCTGTTCCTGCGGGCCGTGGGAACGGCGGGCGCGACGGTGGGCGGACTGCGCCGCTCACCGATGTGGCCCGACCTGACGGCGCTGGCCCACACCCTGGCGTACGACGACGCCGTACTGCGCCGGGGGCCCCTCCCCGCCGAGCGGCTGTCGGCGGTCCGGGTCCGCGCCATGGTCGTCGACGGCGGCGCCTCCCCCCGCTTCCTCCGCGACGCCGCCCGCGCCACAGCGGCAGCCCTCCCCCGAGGCCGCCACCGCACCCTGACGGGCCAGACCCACGAGGTGGCGCCGCATGTACTGGCACCGGTGCTGGAGGAGTTCTTCGCGGCATGA
- a CDS encoding DUF427 domain-containing protein, with the protein MTATAGHTITVEQGTEHVRVVRDGQLLAESSRPLVLRETGCPVRYYLPPQDVRTELLTPSATTTHCPFKGDASYWSLPGAPDLVWAYPTPKEEVAQVKDHFCFYDTELVTA; encoded by the coding sequence ATGACCGCGACCGCTGGACACACCATCACCGTCGAGCAGGGCACCGAGCACGTACGGGTCGTACGCGACGGACAGCTCCTGGCCGAGAGCAGCCGACCGCTGGTGCTGCGCGAGACCGGCTGTCCCGTCCGCTACTACCTGCCGCCGCAAGATGTACGGACCGAGCTGCTGACGCCGTCAGCGACCACCACCCACTGCCCGTTCAAGGGCGACGCGTCCTACTGGTCGCTGCCCGGCGCCCCGGATCTGGTCTGGGCGTACCCGACGCCCAAGGAGGAGGTCGCGCAGGTCAAGGACCACTTCTGCTTCTACGACACGGAGTTGGTGACGGCCTGA